Genomic DNA from Epinephelus fuscoguttatus linkage group LG14, E.fuscoguttatus.final_Chr_v1:
TTTGTAACAGACGGTGCATCAGTGGGTGAACACGCGCGGCTATGCCTGATTGATAGTCCctgccaaaacaaaaaactgaaccCCATTATTCATATCGTAATAGGATCCGTGGAAACTCTGCGGCCCGTTGTCTCTGTTGTCTCAACTGTAATAATTTGGCAGCGGGAGGTACAACTATGAATTTCTGACCTTGGGTTTACGTGCTGCGTGTTGATATTTGACTTCGCAAACATTGATGGTTTCAAggcttttatttgacatttgacTTCTGAAGAGCCATAAATAGTGCTCTCCTATTCATCCATTATTCATGGGTGCGTAACTGAGGATGCCAATTTGACTTCAAGGCTTATTAAACGTACACCTGATAATGCCTGTTATAAAGGGCAGGGCAGCTATCACACTAGAGGAACCCTGGCTCACCTGTCAGGGGGACCCAGCTATTGTTGGAAGTGTTTGTGAACACAAGAGCCCTTAGCATGCCAAACCCCTTCAAGTCTGTGAGCAGGCAAACACCTTCGATCCTCTTACTGAGGGAATATTTGAAAATATGGGTGGTGTGTTGGTATGTAGATGTTTTTGATGACAGGTATGTCTACAAATCATATGATCAGAGATAAAAGAAGACACATATTTCTCTATTTTATGGTGTTAGTACACATTTTGGCATCTTTTCAGCCAGAGTAATCTCCCAACTTGATTGCCGTGGTTGCCCTCTAACCCTTTCTGCAGTTTTTATCACTGCAATTGAACTCTGCTCTCCCACCAGCTATAACACAGAgcaaaaagcaaacacacaccctATAAGGTGCATGTGCACATACAAATgcatgcaaagacacacacatgcgcgcagAGGCATATCTCATTACCATCCTCCTGATAGTGCAGCCAGTGGGTGTtgcaagaggaggagggaaggagagcaAGACAGTGAgcttgagagagagagggagagaggacgaGGACAGGCAGAGAACCAGAGCTATAGAGAAGGAGAGCACGAACACTCAACAAGATAACAGGAGATACGCGTGGGAACAGCTGCCCACTGGAAGAAGAGATATAGACAgagctgggtgtgtgtgtgtgtgtgtgtgtgtgtgtgtgcgtgtgtgtgagcgagCTCCGTGTGTTTCCACGGTTCTCCTGAGGCCGTGGCAGCCATGGCGTCAGAGCCTAGCACCCAGTCCAGGGTGATGTTCCAGGCGACggacaaaacagaggagccGGCGCATCGCAAGCTGGGCAAGCTGACAGTCAAATACAACCGCAAGGACCTGCAGAGGAGGCTGGATATCGAGGAGTGGATCGACGGGCAGCTGCACCTGCTGTTTGACTGTGAGGTACGGGGTAGGGTggctcacactgacacacacacttgcactgTGGTGTATGCctgaggaggaggtgaggggaAGGAGCAAGGGAGTCACTGAGCTGCTCAAAGGTGGCTGTGGCCGGGGCTATCCATCATGTTTAAGAGATTACAGCGACCTAAAAGAGGAGTGGGAGGCGAGGAGCTTTGCTTGAAGGCTGCGATTTTTGGCACACAAGCCCTCATGTGTCATCAACCTGACTGCGGTATCAGCTGTGCGGTGTACTCCGTGGTGTTCTACCATCACGATAGGATAATTTTTCCAAGATAGGATGTCTTATTTACGTCAAAAGGAGGCTAGGTCGCAACCCTGATAATGCTTGattactgtaaaaaataaggCTGCCATATGGCCACGATTAAGTTGGTTTCACACTGTAGGAAGTTAAATACATTCTAGGATCAGCAACATAGGAGGCAAACAATATTAAGAAGGAAGTCAAAGCACCAAAATGTTTATAactgcaataaaataataaaaacggTGCCAGAgaaagtaataaaatataaaagctaAAGAGCAGGATAGAAAGGgtattttattttgcagtttATATGTCTAGCTATTATGGTGGCATCCAGGACATTATGTCATCattctagtgtgtgtgtatgtgtgtgtgtgtgtgtgtgtgtgtcctgtctcTCCATCTGCAGACACATTCTTGTGGACACAGTCACTCAGTGTTTATGCATGATAAAAACTACACACTCAGATCCTCCCAATATGGATGATGATTAATAATGACAGTGATTAGATGTTGGGGAAACTTGCTGTATAAACAAAcacgcagaaaaaaaaattcaagatATGCAGTTCTATTAACACAGTGCAtgtcaaatgtaaaaacaagagttGTAATGTGGCAATGAGAGCTCATTATTCCCACACTGTGCCTAATTAATGGCCTCATTGCATAGATGGTAAAGTTTAATATGTGCAGGGGATTGTGTCGAGACACTGGCCAGCTCGGTCTCTCACACAACCTTCATAACTCCGCTCCTGTACAGTGGGATACAATCCAATTATGTCAGAGGCTCCATATTGATTTGCTTGGCATTCTCTGAGGGgaaaccatggcaacagatgTCTCATCGCCCACATGAGGCAGCATGGTACAGTGGAATTAGGGGTGTCTGTTGAGGAGCATGAGCTTCCTAATGACGACGCAGATCAGATGACAATGCTGCCGCCGCCGTTTCATGGCAGAGATGGCAGAGACAAACTGCTTCTTATTTAATTCTCCATCGACACAGAGACCCCTTGGCTGCAGATTTCCTGTAGCCGCCACTCTGTTTGGCATCCCCTTACACTGCCAGGGTGCCCTTTGCATATGGCATACACTTACGCTGCAGAACGTGAGCATGCATTCCTATCCATCTGACTGGCTGCCTGACACAGAAGTTTACAGCACATCTAATGTTAGACAACTAGCCTCTCTTTTTCTAGACCAGCAGATAGTAAGGGTTAAGTCTGGTTAGCTAAAGTCACAGCTAATTGCCAGGCATTTTTAATACTGTGCTACTATATTTCTCATCCCACTTCTTATTTTATGAGCTTTATTCCATTCACATCCCAAGCCCTCTTCCCTGTGGTAATATATGATAATATGCTTGCACAGCTGAGGGTGGAATAAATTACATTAGTGGAAACCAGGACGTGTGAAAACAGATCTGAAGTCTTTCCCTGTGTACTCTTTTGATCTTGTCCCagaaacagacatttatttcacatttccAGCACTTGGTCTCTCATGTTTATGAAAGATAGCAATAACAGTAGAAATGTCTTTGATTCAATCATGATAGTGCCTGACCTCATGAATATATATGTTAACAAGAGGACCTCCTCTATAAAGTCTATATCCTTGCTATATGAAAATGAATGCTTTGCTCTCTACCCGGGATAGACTGGATATTTGCATTAGCCACTTGTATGGAATTAGTTGTGGCTTGTCCATGTGCACTGGCCAGTGTAATGAATTTTGCATGGGGCTCAGGGGAAGGTTACTCTGTTGGTTCTCTGAGTCTTCCGCGTGGAAGCATTTACCATCAGTCCCCTGTgtcaccacctaaattatttagaCGCATCTCTAATTCATACAAGTGCTGCCTCAGTCTGGAGTGGCCGCCTTCTTTGCAAACTTCACACCTTTTGAGAAATGATAACCTAAAAAAAGGTGTGAAAAACAGCTCTTGGATGGACTTGAAAATGTTGAGCAATGTTTACGCAGGTGTGTGTACAGTAAACCAGATCATTGTTTTCCCAACTGACTCAAAGCTATTAGGACTTTCCATTAAATGCCTGCTTTATGTaagttaaagggatacttcTCCTGCAAAAGGACGATTTATATATCAGTTAATCACTGTGTGTTAccttaaatttgtgaagaaaattttgGTTTTTATGCATGCTTCTAtggtgaatggagaatccaaatAAGACAAACATTCtccatgaataaaataaatgggGTCCAcctttaacaaaagcaaaactttatcaaaacatctgtttacaaactctaaaacaactcatgcagtattaCCCAAGTCTCACTTATCCAGCTGTATCCTCAGcacttctcaaacacatgcatttttgctaaaaccttactattcaaaacatgtcagtacaaacagtctcatgcatggCAGAGTAGTGTGCCTGCACACGCATGTGTTTAGATTTTGTGGAGCTCATATACACATGCATGCCCATACATGGTCAGGGCATGCTCTTTGTAGGCGGAAATGTTTTAATCAcgatgttttagtgaaaatgcatgtgtttgggaattcctgagcatacgactgcatcactgagacttggattatactgtgaGCAgctgtaaacaaatgttttttggattctctgatcactgtggaggcatgcgagaaaaacaaagttttcttcatcaATTAAACGTAACGCTAGGTGAGTTATTTATGTACGAATGGTTAATTTGCGGGTAAAGATAGAGACTACAGGGCGGTGATTGAAGTCGAGATGTACTATAGACTCAGATTAACCACATCATGTTGTCATAAGTTTTAATTCTCATTCAAAAAATTACCCCGCTCTTTTATAACTGGGCACCAGGATTGGATCTTTACACTCTTGTTTTCCCTCATTAAACTGTGTCATCACTCATTCTGTACAGTTATTACAGGATATTTTGATGTACGTGCAGCTCATGCCTCTGGCAGGAAAAGGGAAGGGTCTGATAAGTTGAACATGCACTGGCATCTTCTCCAAAACAGCTGGGTTTCCTGGGCATGGCTTCCTTTACATTATCATAGCAAACACATAGTGTGTGTAATGGAAACACAGATGTTTTGTTGTAGTATTTCCCAACATCATCAGTCAGTGAATATCATTACCTAACACTTAACATGTAAAGAGCGTCTCTACTATAGCTGTTAACACAAATCTTTAAAGGAATAGGtccacattttgggaaatatgctctggttgagagttagatgagaaaacAGACAAATGTTATATCTGTCTGTTCAATATGAAACTACATCCAGCAGCTGGTTACGAGGGGTGACTGAAAAGTTTTGAGCCTAACCCAGAGACTAGGTAGATATGCAAGCCAAATTCTATTTTTTATAATCTACCACCTTCCTTATTATCATTAACCAAGTTCATGTTTCaaactctttttgtttttgtctttgaagATTCTTGAATTGAATAGTGGTCAGTGATTTGAAAAAAATGGAGAAACTGTAGTATCGCGCTGTGATCAAATATCTTCATCTCCAAGGAATGTCACCATCTGAAATCCACCAAGGATCTCAATACTTTACATGACATTGCCCCTTCATATGCCACAGTCAAACGCGGGGTACGCTGGGATAAAGGCTCTTTAGCACTGCTGGAGCAAGTGTGTTGCCCTTGAGGGGgttatgttaaaaaataaaagcactgaaaATTCTGTATTTTGTTTCCTTGAGGCTCAAATCTTTTCAGTCATCCCTCGTACATAATGAGTAAATGGACTGAAATCCTTTCATGGGGAGCGTGTTCAGTAAACATCCTGATAATATGtccattataatttaaaatatgttaTGTGCTGAGTGAAAACTGTAACCTGATGAAGGTGACAGAGTAAAGATCAATGGGTCACCACAATAACTACGGGTCGTCTCCTGAGGAGCTTAAAGGCGCTGAGTAAACTATTATGATAACCTGTTTCATAAATTTTGTACTGGGCTTTGAACTGGAACACAAGCCTCCGGTATATCCTGAAATGTCATGGAAATTCTGGctttcagtctgtttttttgCAGAAGGGCAAATTTTTGACCTGAGGGTTGCCCTAGATTATGGGTCAGAGGGGACACTAAAATCATTAGGAACTGTTCACTGGGGGCCattaatatcaatatcaatttcATGACAGTCTTGCCAGTAGTTTAAAAAGTGTTAAATAGGTTGATCGATCAATATCATCATTCTTAAGTCAGTTTAAGTAAATtctatttatatagcacaaCCCTAAGCAAAGTAAATAAGTGATTCtcagaaaaacatgttaaaaaggaaaaaataattttaatgatCAATCTGCAACTTACTCAAATTTCGGTTCCAAACCTAAGGCGCTCTGACAGGAAAAACCCGGTCAGCTCATGATAATGATGCAACTTCCCTGATTCTGAATTAAAAATTCAAGTGGAGGTCATCTTATCTCAACAAAATCCAACTGCCTTTTGAGACTGCATCTGTACAGCCCGTCTTAAACTGCTCTCCTCCGAGAACCACTTTGATATTCATGAATTCCAATATTAGTGCCAACATTCATTTTAGCTTCAGTCCAttgcttttaaactttaaaaagtgcTGCTGAGACATTTCTGCCCCGAGGCCtcattaaaatgctgttttcctCTGACAATGAGGGTAACTCTCGACAAGCTGAAAATTGCTACTGCGTATGATATGCCATACTAAAATGTTACTGGAAGGGTCAtcgtgtttttttgtgttaaatGCACACGTTCCTCTCATTGATATTCAGTGGTGCTCTGCATGGTCCTGCTGTCACAGACATACAGAGAGAACTTTAACCTCAAAAAGGAATAAAGGAGTATACCCATGTTCACACTCATCACTGATGTAGCACTTGGGTAGGCTTCACTTTCACATTCATCCTTTACTTACTGAATATGCCTCTCTAGATATCCATTTAGAGTTCAGTGCAATTAATGTGCATATATTATCAATCCTTGTTCTAGCTACATCTAGAAGCAAATATGGTTGTCCCTAAAATTTATAGTTGGATGCCAAAAAGGTAAATAGAATATACTTAATTTGACGGCAGAAACAACATTAATTACAACTCACATTCTTTAGGTGGGCTGCTCTAGCATCACCTTGGGTCTAGACCCAATGGAGAGTAGATGGCAAGCAAATTCTGCAtgttaagtaaataaaaaaacaatcgATTACGGCAGAAATGTATCTCTCTCTTCATATAGattgatcagccaaaacattgaaaccactgacaggtgaagcgATGAGCTCATTACACtacattgttctgctgggaaaccttgggttctgacattcatgtggacGCCACTTGACACAAGTtacccacccaaacaccgctgcagaccaagtacacccctcatggcaacagcactcttTGATGGCAGTGGCctccccagcaggacaatgtacCATGCCACACAGCAAAAACTGCTTGAGAATGTCCAGAGGAACAGGACATATAGTTCAAGGTGCTGATATGGCTTTCAGATGATCGATGTTCATATTCATTTCATCTTTCAGTGGTTTTAAAGttgtggctgatcggtgtatgtcAATATATCTATAAATATATCCTACATGAGCAGTGACTGTTCGAGATATTCGGACGATTTCATTTACACCAAACAGTTTAAATCTGCGACCTAACCAACTAAAACACAAAGAGCACAACATAACCATCCACAGCCAGTAATAACCGAGGTAACTGAGTGAAGCAAAGCCCACACAGAACAGAAAAGTACAgcatggaccaaaaaaagacaagctTTCAGCCCTGCCTGTGTCCTGCAGACGTCAGCAGAATCACACAGGGTCCAAACCGGCAGCATGTATCAATTAGAGAGGGGGGCACAGGGGATTCTGAAGGTGGGCCCATCTATTCCGCCACTCAGCACTTCCACATTGATTAGCTCTCTCCTCATCCAGAAAGCAGTGCAAGCCCCATCCTCACCAGCCATGAAAACTCCCCAACCGGAAAATattcctcttaaaaagaagccCCACTTGTCAAAAATGAGTGTACGACTGCTGACTCTGGATATCTCAGGATTCCTCCAGTAAGCACTGTTCAGTCCTTCTGAAAATGTGGTTAAAGGTGTGGATAAGAGCTTGTGATGAATTGATTACTTTGCTTTTTATAAGTGGAGACTCAGTACCCTTCTTTACAGTCTTTACATGATGTTGGCATTAACCTTTCAATGGGCTGCCAGCTATTATTTAGTTAAGGCTAACATTTAAGAAAAAGGGGTTTGTATGGGTTTAGTATTACAGTCAATGCTGCCCTTGGGTTTGTATTTTAACTCTCAATATGGGACAACAGAGCTGAGATGAAGATATCCTTTAGAGAACATTTATACTGGAAATAATCTCTCAGTAATGGCCGGGCTAAATGCTAGCTGGGTAAACCATCCATGAAATCTGATGGTGTCATGTGGCAAGTATGGCCCCCTGGAGCCTTTTTGCTCTCATGCCTCAGTGCTCTTCAGCTTTGCCTATGCACGGAGCCCATCATTAATCATATCATTGTTATGAgaaattattaaagaaaaaaagtttgttgttATTGCTACAATGCAGCCAACGCTATTAACTAGGGTGATAAAAGTACAGTGCCAACTCTTTAAAATGTGACCTTCCAACGGCTTATATAGTACTATGCTGCTATGAAACCCTTGCTATGCTGCATCACATCTTGGATCACATCTTACACTCTCTTCTCCCTCTGAATGACTCTGCTCAGTGGTGTGGAAAGTCTTACCACTGCGAGTAAAAGGATGGCAAGGAGCCCACATTATACATTTGCAAGAGCTCATGTAGCATGCAGAGATACAGCATTTTAGCATTAGAGGAATATTGCCTTTAACAtttgtttctctctgctttTACAGGAGGAAGAGATTCCAGAGTTAGAGATCGACATAGATGAGCTCCTGGAGCTGACAGATGAGGGGCAAAGAACCCGTCTGCATGTAAGAATGCTCAAATGCACTTGAAACGATGACATTCGCTTTGTCTGTATATGTTTAAATTGAACTAGTTACTCAATCTATGCAGCATAGGTTGAGTAAATAGTTCAAGTTAAACTAAATCATTGTGAGAATACGTAGGCATGTTCGTGACTGTCACGTATACTCAATGGAAGATCTGTTGAACATCTACAgaacaaaactgcagttcatcaaaggGCATCTTGAGTCGCAAGAGTCCAACATTCAGGCTAAAGACTTTGAACATTTCAACACCCTGACACCTGGGTACATACCTAACTATTTGCAATGTAGGGTAATGGCTTAACAAGCACTCGACCCTTGCTGGAATCCAATGTTGCAATGTTTGCAGTGAAAAATCAATGTCCAATGTTGTTAGTGAGCctatatgtgtttgttttctttgtcaggAGCTGTTGCAGGAATGCGGAAAGCCAAAAGAGGTGAGACAAAGAAAACTTTTAAGAAACTGCGCACAAGAA
This window encodes:
- the ppp1r14d gene encoding protein phosphatase 1 regulatory subunit 14B, coding for MASEPSTQSRVMFQATDKTEEPAHRKLGKLTVKYNRKDLQRRLDIEEWIDGQLHLLFDCEEEEIPELEIDIDELLELTDEGQRTRLHELLQECGKPKEDFINGLLYRIKGLRKMSGPLKK